One Cryptosporangium aurantiacum DNA window includes the following coding sequences:
- a CDS encoding ABC transporter permease, whose protein sequence is MIHPKRQHWLFRRAGRALVTIFAVLIATFALTRVAYQNPAASLAARNDNQQVIEGITRALRLDEPWYSQLWHYLFRGPDIQGAPMGLFHFPPALGFSFRRQTPVTELILSKVSATASLALGALVIWIALSILFGVLAARRPGSLTDRVLGGVSYVGLSVPTFLTGILLSYFLFFKLSTYGVRWFPSSGYVPLTENPLEWARHLLLPWATIALAEIGIFQRVVRAGMLDVLSADYIRTARAKGVSERRVHFDHALSAALNPLITLGGLELAVVFGGAIVTERIFGIDGVGRLAIDSALTGDYPVVIGTTLFASVVFILTNFAVDVVTRLRDPNLRAKESTL, encoded by the coding sequence ATGATTCACCCAAAAAGGCAGCACTGGCTGTTCCGCCGCGCCGGGCGGGCGCTCGTCACGATCTTCGCCGTGCTGATCGCGACGTTCGCGCTGACCCGCGTCGCCTACCAGAACCCGGCGGCCTCGCTCGCGGCCCGCAACGACAACCAGCAGGTCATCGAGGGGATCACCCGGGCGCTGCGGCTCGACGAACCCTGGTACTCGCAGCTCTGGCACTACCTGTTCCGCGGACCGGACATCCAGGGCGCCCCGATGGGCCTGTTCCACTTCCCGCCCGCGCTCGGCTTCTCGTTCCGGCGGCAGACGCCGGTCACCGAGCTGATCCTGTCGAAAGTCTCGGCGACCGCTTCGCTGGCGCTCGGCGCGCTGGTCATCTGGATCGCGCTGTCGATCCTGTTCGGCGTGCTCGCGGCGCGGCGGCCGGGGTCGCTCACCGACCGGGTGCTCGGCGGCGTCTCGTACGTCGGGCTGTCGGTCCCGACGTTCCTCACCGGGATCCTGCTGTCGTACTTCCTGTTCTTCAAGCTCTCGACGTACGGCGTGCGGTGGTTCCCGAGCAGCGGATACGTGCCGCTCACCGAGAACCCGCTGGAGTGGGCACGGCACCTGCTGCTGCCCTGGGCGACGATCGCGCTGGCCGAGATCGGTATCTTCCAACGGGTGGTGCGGGCCGGGATGCTCGACGTCCTGTCGGCGGACTACATCCGCACCGCGCGGGCGAAGGGCGTCAGCGAGCGGCGGGTGCACTTCGACCACGCGCTGTCGGCGGCGCTCAACCCGCTGATCACGCTCGGTGGCCTGGAGCTCGCGGTGGTGTTCGGTGGTGCGATCGTGACCGAACGGATCTTCGGTATCGACGGCGTCGGGCGGCTGGCCATCGACTCGGCGCTGACCGGCGACTATCCGGTGGTGATCGGCACGACGTTGTTCGCCTCGGTCGTGTTCATCCTCACGAACTTCGCGGTCGACGTCGTCACCAGGCTGCGGGACCCCAACCTCCGTGCGAAAGAGTCGACGCTATGA
- a CDS encoding GNAT family N-acetyltransferase, with product MTLDIRILRHPEESSRAFRTFLKAMVGLPPALLDADPAEFLEPGRYLGALVDGVIVGGADSYTGWLVVPGGRRLPHAAVTHIGVLPTHTRRGIVTALVEQQLADLAARGEPVATLRASEAVIYERFGYGVASTSAEYRIARRRAVLRDSVPDSGLVRLVEVADAGKLLPEIYAAASWAGAVARADQWWTSHRPGPGAQLAVHGTEGAEDGYLVYRPLNTAEWWSSTERTIVVEDFVAHTPEAYAGLLHHLLRVDLVDTIVLGGRPVDDPLPTLFRDRRAVTVSGHRDETWLRLVDVGTALAARTYAGDAALTIEVTDGVLPANTGRYRLDGTRTDDAADLSVDVAGLAAVYLGGTRWWQLARAGRVTESTPGALATADAAFGTAAAPYSGTIF from the coding sequence ATGACACTGGACATCCGCATCCTGCGCCATCCGGAGGAGTCCAGCCGCGCCTTCCGGACGTTTCTCAAGGCGATGGTCGGGCTGCCGCCCGCGCTGCTGGACGCCGACCCGGCGGAGTTCCTCGAACCGGGGCGGTACCTCGGTGCGCTGGTCGACGGCGTGATCGTCGGGGGCGCCGACTCCTACACCGGCTGGCTCGTCGTCCCCGGCGGCCGGCGGCTGCCGCACGCGGCCGTGACGCACATCGGCGTCCTCCCCACCCACACCCGGCGGGGGATCGTCACCGCACTGGTCGAGCAGCAACTGGCCGACCTCGCGGCGCGCGGCGAGCCGGTGGCGACGCTGCGCGCGTCCGAGGCCGTGATCTACGAGCGGTTCGGGTACGGCGTCGCGAGCACGTCCGCGGAGTACCGGATCGCCCGCCGCCGGGCCGTGCTGCGGGATTCGGTCCCGGACAGCGGCCTGGTGCGGCTGGTCGAGGTCGCCGATGCGGGCAAGCTGCTGCCGGAGATCTACGCCGCGGCGTCCTGGGCGGGTGCGGTGGCGCGCGCCGACCAGTGGTGGACCTCGCACCGCCCGGGGCCGGGCGCTCAGCTGGCCGTCCACGGTACGGAGGGGGCCGAGGACGGCTATCTCGTCTACCGTCCGCTGAACACCGCCGAGTGGTGGAGCAGCACCGAGCGCACGATCGTCGTCGAGGACTTCGTCGCACACACGCCGGAGGCCTACGCCGGGCTGCTCCACCACCTGCTGCGGGTCGACCTGGTCGACACGATCGTGCTCGGCGGGCGCCCGGTCGACGACCCGCTGCCGACGCTGTTCCGCGACCGCCGCGCGGTGACGGTCAGCGGCCACCGCGACGAGACGTGGCTGCGCCTGGTCGACGTCGGCACCGCGCTCGCCGCCCGCACGTACGCGGGGGACGCCGCGCTGACGATCGAGGTCACCGACGGCGTCCTCCCGGCCAACACCGGCCGCTACCGGCTCGACGGCACCCGCACCGACGACGCCGCCGACCTGAGCGTGGACGTCGCCGGGCTGGCCGCGGTCTACCTCGGCGGCACCCGCTGGTGGCAGCTCGCCCGCGCCGGCCGCGTCACCGAATCCACGCCGGGTGCGCTCGCCACCGCCGACGCCGCGTTCGGTACGGCGGCCGCCCCATACAGCGGCACGATCTTCTAG
- a CDS encoding GntR family transcriptional regulator, with amino-acid sequence MTITRRPVRPTALPEVIAASLRERIGVEWSTGDQLPSEAELAAEYAVSRHTMRASLQQLQRAGLLETRHGSGTYVTRYNSSIRAGLQELRSLHDSIAQQGHRPGAAYRRRHRRPVTADEARRLERGPDAEVFEIEREITSDDRTVAFDYSVVAADVLPDDFDFSGSIFEQYARVNAMPERAVARVRAVLEPAVGWGDGRSATGLYLLLDQVQYLPGGRPLSWSKIYFLDDGFDFLIVRHGN; translated from the coding sequence GTGACCATCACCAGACGTCCGGTGCGTCCCACCGCACTCCCGGAGGTGATCGCCGCCTCGTTACGGGAGCGCATCGGCGTCGAGTGGTCGACCGGTGACCAGCTCCCCAGCGAGGCCGAGCTCGCCGCCGAGTACGCGGTCAGCAGGCACACGATGCGCGCCTCGCTCCAGCAGCTGCAGCGCGCCGGGCTGCTGGAGACCCGCCACGGATCCGGGACGTACGTCACCCGGTACAACTCCTCGATCCGGGCCGGCCTGCAAGAGCTGCGGTCGCTGCACGATTCGATCGCCCAGCAGGGCCACCGGCCCGGCGCCGCCTACCGGCGGCGCCACCGCCGCCCGGTGACGGCCGACGAGGCGCGGCGGCTCGAACGCGGCCCGGACGCCGAGGTGTTCGAGATCGAGCGCGAGATCACCTCGGACGACCGGACCGTGGCCTTCGACTACTCGGTCGTCGCCGCCGACGTGCTACCCGACGACTTCGACTTCTCCGGTTCGATCTTCGAGCAGTACGCCCGGGTCAACGCGATGCCCGAACGTGCCGTGGCGCGGGTTCGCGCGGTGCTGGAACCCGCGGTCGGCTGGGGCGACGGACGCAGCGCGACCGGCCTGTACCTGCTGCTCGACCAGGTCCAGTACCTCCCCGGCGGCCGGCCGCTGTCGTGGTCGAAGATCTACTTCCTCGACGACGGCTTCGACTTCCTCATCGTGCGGCACGGGAACTAG
- a CDS encoding BMP family ABC transporter substrate-binding protein has translation MRLRRHAKLLALGLGVALTAFAATGCSSSDGSSASGDKPLIVVITPNPVGVNEFLKLSVEGTKTAAKAQDADVKVYESTDPTSISQNLQAAIDLKPKLIVTISFSFDDLMKTAPVDNPDQQFLQVDSCPESPAKNLTCARFKEYEAVYLAGVEAGLLTKKNQVGAVAALDSPFIHRWTDPFGEGAKSVNPKTTFSPLFVGGNNPFSDPARANAQAETLAQKGVDYVMAASSAGNTGVFQAAKAGGFYAFGVDVNQCGEAPGVVVDNATKRVDVAIENAVEAVFSGKPGGVTEYGLKENGVGLTGLEDDAASSGCLITKYPDVLAKVKQVRDDIVSGKLVVKDPAAA, from the coding sequence ATGCGACTACGCCGTCACGCTAAGTTGCTGGCCCTCGGTCTCGGCGTCGCCCTCACGGCGTTCGCCGCCACCGGATGTAGCTCGTCCGACGGCTCCTCCGCGTCCGGGGACAAGCCGCTGATCGTCGTCATCACCCCGAACCCGGTCGGCGTCAACGAGTTCCTGAAGCTGTCGGTCGAAGGCACCAAGACCGCGGCGAAGGCGCAGGACGCCGACGTCAAGGTCTACGAGAGCACCGACCCGACGAGCATCTCGCAGAACCTGCAGGCCGCGATCGACCTCAAGCCGAAGCTCATCGTCACGATCAGCTTCAGCTTCGACGACCTGATGAAGACCGCGCCGGTCGACAACCCCGACCAGCAGTTCCTTCAGGTCGACTCGTGCCCGGAGAGCCCGGCGAAGAACCTCACCTGCGCCCGGTTCAAGGAGTACGAGGCGGTCTACCTGGCCGGCGTCGAGGCCGGTCTGCTGACCAAGAAGAACCAGGTCGGCGCGGTGGCCGCGCTCGACTCGCCGTTCATCCACCGCTGGACTGACCCGTTCGGCGAGGGCGCGAAGTCGGTGAACCCGAAGACGACGTTCAGCCCGCTGTTCGTCGGCGGCAACAACCCGTTCAGCGACCCGGCGCGGGCCAACGCCCAGGCCGAGACGCTGGCCCAGAAGGGCGTCGACTACGTGATGGCCGCCTCCTCGGCGGGTAACACCGGCGTCTTCCAGGCCGCCAAGGCCGGTGGCTTCTACGCGTTCGGCGTCGACGTCAACCAGTGCGGCGAGGCGCCGGGCGTGGTCGTCGACAACGCGACCAAGCGCGTCGACGTCGCGATCGAGAACGCGGTCGAGGCGGTCTTCTCCGGTAAGCCGGGTGGCGTCACCGAGTACGGCCTGAAGGAGAACGGCGTCGGCCTGACCGGCCTCGAGGACGACGCCGCGTCGTCCGGCTGCCTCATCACGAAGTACCCGGACGTGCTCGCGAAGGTCAAGCAGGTCCGGGATGACATCGTCTCCGGGAAGCTCGTCGTGAAGGACCCCGCAGCAGCATGA
- a CDS encoding ABC transporter ATP-binding protein gives MTESRVRLAGITKRFGPVVANDDVDLELRAGEVHAVVGENGAGKSTLMSVLYGSVRPDSGQILARGTEVSFDSPRAAIAAGIGMVHQHFQLFESMSVTDNVIYGAEPTRRGLLDRRRARERVAALVEEYGSPLSPTATVGSLPMGLRQQVEILKALYRGADVLILDEPTAVLTPAETTLLFTSIRRLAERGTVVALVTHKLDEVMQVSDRVTVLRQGKVVAAMPTTSTNPRALARAMTGRDIEIATNDQPSTVGAAVLEVTDLRTGMVHCDELVVRAGEIVGIAGVAGNGQSELVQATVGLRPSVGSVRIAGRDVSREDVRGRRAAGLAYVPEDRGAVGSARSLSVQDNLAVGHYRKGWLKPAVLRRFAADLMGRHDVRGAGPDALMSSLSGGNAQKVVLARELEHRAPLLVAENPTQGVDVGAIEYIHRELLDYRAAGHGVLLVSNELSELIALADRVHVMVDGRFVAAIDRADLTEQRVGEAMTNATEVLS, from the coding sequence ATGACGGAGAGCCGCGTGCGCCTCGCCGGGATCACCAAGCGGTTCGGGCCGGTGGTCGCCAACGACGACGTCGACCTGGAACTGCGGGCCGGCGAGGTGCACGCGGTCGTCGGCGAGAACGGCGCCGGCAAGTCGACGCTGATGTCGGTGCTCTACGGCAGCGTCCGCCCGGACTCCGGGCAGATCCTCGCCCGCGGCACCGAGGTGAGCTTCGACTCGCCGCGCGCCGCGATCGCCGCCGGTATCGGCATGGTTCACCAGCACTTCCAGCTGTTCGAGAGCATGTCGGTCACCGACAACGTGATCTACGGTGCCGAACCGACCCGGCGCGGGCTGCTCGACCGGCGCCGGGCCCGGGAGCGAGTGGCCGCGCTGGTCGAGGAGTACGGCTCGCCGCTCTCGCCGACCGCGACCGTCGGCTCGCTGCCGATGGGCCTGCGTCAGCAGGTCGAGATCCTCAAGGCGCTCTACCGGGGCGCCGACGTGCTGATCCTGGACGAGCCGACGGCGGTCCTGACCCCGGCCGAGACCACGCTGCTGTTCACGTCGATCCGCCGGCTGGCCGAGCGCGGCACGGTCGTCGCGCTCGTGACCCACAAGCTCGACGAGGTCATGCAGGTCAGCGACCGGGTGACGGTGTTACGGCAGGGCAAGGTCGTCGCGGCCATGCCCACGACCTCCACCAACCCACGGGCGCTGGCCCGCGCGATGACCGGCCGCGACATCGAGATCGCGACCAACGACCAACCCAGCACGGTCGGTGCCGCCGTCCTCGAGGTGACGGACCTGCGGACCGGGATGGTCCACTGCGACGAGCTCGTCGTCCGGGCCGGGGAGATCGTCGGGATCGCCGGCGTCGCGGGCAACGGCCAGAGCGAGCTGGTGCAGGCCACGGTCGGTCTGCGTCCATCGGTCGGTTCGGTTCGGATCGCCGGACGCGACGTCAGTCGCGAGGACGTCCGAGGCCGGCGCGCCGCGGGCCTGGCCTACGTCCCGGAGGACCGGGGCGCGGTCGGCTCCGCCCGCAGCCTGAGCGTCCAGGACAACCTCGCGGTCGGCCACTACCGCAAGGGCTGGTTGAAGCCCGCGGTTCTCCGGCGGTTCGCCGCCGACCTGATGGGACGCCACGACGTCCGCGGCGCCGGGCCGGACGCGCTGATGTCCTCGCTGTCCGGCGGCAACGCCCAGAAGGTCGTGCTCGCTCGTGAGCTGGAGCACCGGGCACCGCTGCTGGTGGCCGAGAACCCGACCCAGGGCGTCGACGTCGGCGCGATCGAGTACATCCACCGGGAGCTGCTCGACTACCGGGCCGCCGGCCACGGCGTCCTGCTGGTCTCCAACGAGCTGAGCGAGCTGATCGCGCTCGCCGACCGGGTGCACGTGATGGTCGACGGCCGGTTCGTCGCCGCGATCGACCGCGCGGACCTGACCGAACAGCGCGTCGGCGAGGCGATGACGAACGCCACGGAGGTGCTCTCGTGA
- a CDS encoding ABC transporter permease: MSLVRRALTGAALPALLASFLVGAIVLLTAGTNPLTGYQALVRGVLLDTNLPYLAAAFAPILGMAVSFAIPLRMGEFNLGGDGQLVLGGITAAAVAIAIPNAGLPGYALAAAAGAVAAALWAALAVPLARYGRVPIIISTLLLGFPAVSFASYLARYPLTDKGTGIPQTPRLPDAMHLPSLPYSAYVNVGLLVAVLIFAVYWVVDARTGTGLELRTLGANLRFGQYVGIDVARRTTGALAASGAIAGLTGALIVAGPPYRFIDGALVTPGYTFTGVTVALIASGRPAGLLAGALLFTALQVGGTGMERDVGIPRQLTAIIQASVVITFVLIVAVQARRARARAGAR, encoded by the coding sequence GTGAGCCTGGTCCGCCGGGCGCTCACCGGTGCGGCGCTGCCCGCGCTGCTGGCGTCGTTCCTCGTCGGTGCGATCGTGCTGCTCACCGCGGGCACGAACCCGCTCACCGGCTACCAGGCGCTGGTCCGTGGCGTCCTGCTCGACACGAACCTGCCGTACCTCGCGGCCGCGTTCGCGCCGATCCTGGGCATGGCGGTGAGCTTCGCGATCCCGCTCCGGATGGGGGAGTTCAACCTCGGCGGCGACGGCCAGCTCGTGCTCGGCGGCATCACCGCCGCCGCGGTCGCGATCGCGATCCCGAACGCCGGCCTGCCCGGCTACGCGCTGGCCGCGGCCGCCGGCGCGGTGGCCGCCGCGCTCTGGGCCGCGCTCGCGGTGCCGCTGGCCCGCTACGGCCGCGTCCCGATCATCATCTCGACGCTGCTGCTCGGCTTTCCCGCGGTCTCCTTCGCGTCCTACCTGGCCCGGTACCCGCTGACCGACAAGGGCACCGGCATCCCGCAGACGCCCCGCCTGCCGGACGCGATGCACCTGCCGAGCCTGCCCTACAGCGCCTACGTCAACGTCGGACTGCTCGTCGCGGTGCTGATCTTCGCCGTGTACTGGGTGGTCGACGCCAGAACCGGCACCGGCCTGGAACTCCGGACGCTCGGCGCGAACCTGCGGTTCGGCCAGTACGTCGGTATCGACGTCGCCCGACGCACCACCGGCGCGCTGGCCGCCAGCGGGGCGATCGCCGGCCTGACCGGCGCGTTGATCGTGGCGGGGCCGCCGTACCGGTTCATCGACGGCGCGCTGGTGACGCCCGGGTACACGTTCACCGGCGTCACGGTCGCGCTGATCGCCTCCGGGCGGCCGGCCGGGCTGCTCGCCGGCGCCCTGCTGTTCACCGCACTCCAGGTCGGGGGCACCGGCATGGAGCGGGACGTCGGTATCCCACGGCAGCTGACCGCGATCATCCAAGCCTCGGTCGTCATTACGTTCGTCCTGATCGTTGCCGTCCAGGCACGTCGGGCCCGGGCCCGGGCAGGTGCCCGGTGA
- a CDS encoding ABC transporter permease, protein MNVFTLGFVAAVLIALAPVLLAALGGALCARVGVFNIGLEGQMLLGCFTAVAVSAKTGSALLGVAAAVGAGVLTALVLAVGTIRFRTDPIVLAIGTNLLAVGLTGFLLRSVLGTSGTYSSPDLAGLTRLGDTWVGDIPVLGDIFHSSSWVVVLSLLLVPALAFFLARHPAGLRLRGIGENPEAARSLGVHVDGYQQTAILVAGALCGLAGAQLALGNVQLFSEQMTAGRGWVAVVAVMLGRGRPGLVLAACVVFGAAEAFGFRLQGLGLPQQATDAAPYVITLIALLLTSIRRPKLAGGNP, encoded by the coding sequence GTGAACGTCTTCACGCTCGGTTTTGTCGCCGCCGTCCTGATCGCGCTGGCCCCGGTGCTGCTCGCGGCGCTCGGCGGCGCGCTCTGCGCCCGGGTGGGCGTGTTCAACATCGGGCTCGAGGGCCAGATGCTGCTGGGCTGCTTCACCGCGGTCGCGGTCAGCGCGAAGACCGGCAGCGCGCTGCTCGGCGTCGCCGCCGCGGTGGGCGCGGGGGTGCTGACCGCGCTGGTGCTGGCCGTCGGCACGATCCGGTTCCGGACCGACCCGATCGTGCTCGCGATCGGCACCAACCTGCTCGCGGTCGGACTGACCGGCTTCCTGCTCCGCTCGGTGCTCGGCACCAGCGGCACGTACAGCAGCCCCGACCTGGCCGGGCTCACCCGGCTCGGCGACACCTGGGTCGGCGACATCCCGGTCCTCGGCGACATCTTCCACAGCAGCAGCTGGGTCGTCGTACTCAGCCTGCTGCTGGTGCCCGCGCTCGCGTTCTTCCTGGCCCGTCACCCCGCCGGGTTGCGGCTGCGGGGGATCGGCGAGAACCCGGAGGCCGCCCGCAGCCTCGGTGTGCACGTCGACGGATACCAGCAGACCGCGATCCTCGTCGCCGGAGCCCTCTGCGGCCTGGCCGGTGCCCAGCTCGCGCTCGGCAACGTCCAGCTGTTCAGCGAGCAGATGACGGCCGGGCGTGGCTGGGTCGCGGTCGTCGCGGTCATGCTCGGCCGTGGGAGGCCGGGTCTCGTGCTCGCCGCCTGCGTGGTGTTCGGCGCGGCCGAGGCATTCGGGTTCCGGCTGCAGGGCTTGGGCCTGCCGCAGCAAGCCACCGACGCCGCTCCGTACGTCATCACGCTGATCGCGCTCCTTCTGACCTCGATCCGCAGGCCGAAACTCGCTGGAGGAAATCCATGA
- a CDS encoding nucleoside hydrolase: MTSRRAVVVDTDTGIDDALTLVYLAAVGGVDLVAITATHGNCSTADSAVNVGHVLGLCGLPDVPIHLGRPGPISGKPPRYSYHVHGHDGLGDLGVEKLPSTPSAEPAAEALVRIGREQPGEVDLLVLGAMSNLADAIAIDPLVLTRYRSIVVMGGSGPYQPAGTILEVDANVDADPQAAEIVFGAEHGNLVMVGVNVTTPAILDEQFLAAVAEQNGPVTSFCTAILSYYLDFYQEKWGRRICSAHDPLAAAILVHPSLVTRAADGPVNVRDDGYAVRARLMRTADLELPAFPLIETPDTHVVLDVDQAAFLTEFTAVLANADARLAAQ; encoded by the coding sequence ATGACGTCCCGCCGCGCCGTCGTCGTCGACACCGACACCGGTATCGACGACGCGCTCACGCTGGTCTACCTGGCTGCGGTCGGCGGCGTCGACCTGGTCGCGATCACCGCCACCCACGGCAACTGCTCGACCGCGGACTCGGCGGTCAACGTCGGCCACGTGCTGGGTCTGTGCGGCCTGCCGGACGTGCCGATCCACCTGGGCCGGCCGGGGCCGATCAGCGGCAAGCCGCCGCGGTACTCCTACCACGTGCACGGCCACGACGGGCTCGGTGACCTCGGCGTCGAGAAGCTGCCGAGCACCCCGTCGGCGGAGCCGGCCGCCGAAGCGCTGGTCCGGATCGGCCGCGAGCAGCCGGGCGAGGTGGACCTGCTGGTGCTCGGCGCGATGTCGAACCTCGCGGACGCGATCGCGATCGACCCGCTGGTGCTCACCCGGTACCGGTCGATCGTCGTGATGGGCGGTTCCGGGCCGTACCAGCCCGCCGGGACGATCCTCGAGGTCGACGCGAACGTGGACGCCGACCCGCAGGCCGCCGAGATCGTCTTCGGCGCCGAGCACGGGAACCTCGTGATGGTGGGTGTCAACGTGACGACGCCGGCGATCCTCGACGAGCAGTTCCTCGCGGCGGTCGCCGAGCAGAACGGCCCGGTGACGTCGTTCTGCACCGCGATCCTGAGCTACTACCTGGACTTCTACCAGGAGAAGTGGGGCCGCCGGATCTGCTCGGCGCACGACCCGCTGGCCGCGGCGATCCTGGTCCACCCCTCGTTGGTGACGCGTGCCGCCGACGGTCCGGTCAACGTGCGCGACGACGGCTACGCGGTCCGCGCTCGCTTGATGCGAACCGCGGACCTGGAGCTTCCGGCGTTCCCGCTGATCGAGACCCCCGACACCCATGTCGTGCTCGACGTCGACCAGGCCGCGTTCCTCACCGAGTTCACCGCGGTCCTCGCGAACGCGGACGCGCGGCTAGCTGCTCAGTAG
- a CDS encoding M20/M25/M40 family metallo-hydrolase, with translation MPVPSAVDEVVALTSALIRIDTSNTGDPDAQGTERPAAEYVAGLLSDAGYEPTYVESGPGRGNVVVRLPGADPGRGALLVHGHLDVVPADPAEWAVHPFSGEVRDGYVWGRGAVDMKGMVAMALAVARQFRRERTVPPRDVIFAFLADEEAGGRLGAQWLVDHRPELFDGATEAISEVGGYSVTLGGTRAYLIQVAEKTSFALRLAAHGTPGHGAMLHEDNPVARLAEAVARLDRHRFPVLLTDPMRQFLTGAGELLGAPFDSDDPEATVARLGPLARLIGAGLRDTANVTMLSAGYKSNVVPSVARAEVDCRVLPGRLAAFEHELVDVLGPGIEAEWRHLPAWETTFDGPLVDAMTRAVTAEDPGARLLPYLLPAATDAKAFARLGVRTFGFAPLRLPPDLDFSALFHGVDERVPVDALEFGVRVLERFLLSS, from the coding sequence GTGCCCGTGCCCTCCGCTGTCGACGAGGTCGTGGCGCTGACCAGCGCGTTGATCCGGATCGACACGTCGAACACCGGTGATCCCGACGCGCAGGGCACCGAGCGGCCCGCAGCGGAGTACGTCGCGGGCCTGCTCTCGGACGCCGGCTACGAGCCTACCTATGTGGAGTCCGGCCCCGGCCGTGGCAACGTCGTCGTGCGGCTGCCGGGGGCCGACCCGGGCCGGGGCGCGCTGCTGGTGCACGGCCACCTCGACGTCGTCCCCGCCGACCCGGCCGAATGGGCCGTGCACCCGTTCTCCGGCGAGGTGCGGGACGGCTACGTCTGGGGACGCGGCGCCGTCGACATGAAGGGCATGGTCGCGATGGCGCTCGCGGTCGCCCGGCAGTTCCGCCGGGAGCGCACCGTGCCGCCGCGGGACGTGATCTTCGCGTTCCTCGCCGACGAGGAGGCGGGCGGGCGGCTCGGCGCCCAGTGGCTGGTCGACCACCGGCCGGAGCTGTTCGACGGCGCGACCGAGGCGATCAGCGAGGTCGGCGGCTACTCGGTCACGCTCGGCGGCACCCGCGCCTACCTGATCCAGGTCGCCGAGAAGACCTCGTTCGCACTCCGCCTGGCCGCGCACGGCACCCCGGGCCACGGCGCGATGCTGCACGAGGACAACCCGGTCGCCCGGCTGGCCGAGGCGGTGGCCCGCCTCGACCGGCACCGGTTCCCGGTGCTGCTGACCGACCCGATGCGCCAGTTCCTCACCGGTGCCGGCGAGCTGTTGGGTGCACCTTTTGATTCGGACGATCCGGAGGCGACCGTCGCCCGACTCGGTCCGCTCGCCCGGCTGATCGGCGCGGGCCTCCGCGACACCGCGAACGTCACGATGCTCTCCGCGGGCTACAAGTCCAACGTGGTGCCCTCGGTCGCCCGCGCCGAGGTCGACTGCCGGGTGCTGCCCGGCCGCCTGGCCGCGTTCGAACACGAGCTGGTGGACGTGCTGGGGCCCGGCATCGAGGCCGAGTGGCGCCATCTACCGGCCTGGGAGACGACGTTCGACGGGCCGCTCGTCGACGCGATGACCCGTGCGGTGACCGCCGAGGACCCCGGTGCCCGGCTGCTGCCGTACCTGCTGCCCGCGGCCACCGACGCGAAGGCGTTCGCCCGGCTCGGTGTCCGGACGTTCGGGTTCGCGCCGCTCCGGCTGCCGCCCGACCTGGACTTCAGCGCGCTGTTCCACGGCGTCGACGAGCGGGTGCCCGTCGACGCCCTGGAGTTCGGCGTCCGTGTGCTGGAGCGGTTCCTACTGAGCAGCTAG
- a CDS encoding NADPH-dependent FMN reductase: protein MTRIAIILGSTRPGRYGKAVADWVYENARLRSDAEFTLIDLIDYPLPHLDEPIPASGGQYANEHTLAWSQAIAGFDGFVFVTPEYNHSTTGVLKNAIDYLYAEWNDKAAGFVSYGAAGGVRAVEHLRLVAAELQLATVRSQVALSLYTDYENFVTFRPQPTQLDALTSTLDQVVAWSGALATLRVTAAA, encoded by the coding sequence GTGACCAGGATCGCCATCATTCTGGGCAGCACGCGCCCCGGCCGCTACGGCAAGGCCGTCGCCGACTGGGTCTACGAGAACGCCCGCCTGCGCAGCGACGCCGAGTTCACGCTCATTGACCTGATCGACTACCCGCTGCCGCACCTGGACGAGCCGATCCCCGCGTCCGGCGGCCAGTACGCGAACGAGCACACGCTCGCCTGGTCGCAGGCGATCGCCGGCTTCGACGGGTTCGTCTTCGTGACGCCGGAGTACAACCACTCGACGACCGGCGTGCTGAAGAACGCGATCGATTACCTCTACGCCGAGTGGAACGACAAGGCCGCGGGGTTCGTCAGCTACGGCGCCGCCGGTGGCGTCCGTGCGGTCGAGCACCTGCGGCTGGTCGCCGCCGAACTGCAGCTGGCCACCGTGCGGTCCCAGGTCGCGCTCTCGCTCTACACCGACTACGAGAACTTCGTGACGTTCCGGCCGCAGCCGACCCAGCTCGACGCGCTGACCTCGACGCTGGACCAGGTCGTGGCCTGGTCCGGTGCGCTCGCGACGCTGCGCGTTACCGCCGCCGCGTAG
- a CDS encoding winged helix-turn-helix transcriptional regulator, with the protein MERTSTPCGDERTQRHTRQLLRRVGDTWSLVLVSQLVGGPMRFTELLRAVDGISHRMLTQTLRSLERDGLVSRTAYPETPPRVEYALTPLGQTFLGSLTGLVVWGEDTQAEVEEHRSRFDADRH; encoded by the coding sequence GTGGAGCGAACCAGCACTCCCTGCGGTGACGAGCGCACGCAACGGCACACCCGCCAGCTCCTGCGCCGGGTGGGTGACACGTGGTCGCTCGTCCTGGTGTCGCAGCTGGTCGGCGGGCCGATGCGGTTCACCGAGCTGCTGCGCGCGGTCGACGGCATCTCGCACCGGATGCTCACCCAGACGCTGCGGAGCCTGGAGCGCGACGGGCTGGTGTCCCGGACCGCGTACCCGGAGACGCCGCCCCGGGTCGAGTACGCGCTGACGCCGCTCGGGCAGACGTTCCTGGGTTCGCTGACCGGATTGGTGGTCTGGGGCGAGGACACCCAGGCCGAGGTCGAGGAGCATCGCTCCCGCTTCGACGCCGACCGGCACTGA